The nucleotide window TCAACCATTAATTTTTTCAAATAGTCTAAATACACACCCTCTGGAAATATTTACCATCGTACTTATTTTCGGATCCATGGCAGGTATCATTGGGATGATAATAGCAGTGCCTGCTTACATTTTCATACGAATTATTGCCCGTGAATTTTTCAGCGAAATTAAAATTGTTAAGAATTTAACACAGGGCATGGAATAAATGTGAATAAGAAAAAATACATTTGCACGGCTGCAAATATATTTGCCGCCTTCTCCTCGTCACACCACACAAATTTAAGAGAGTACCCAAATTAAGTAAGACTATAGTTTTACAAAACCTTATTGGACACACGCACAATATTGCTTAACCCTAAATATTGATTAATTATGTCTAGCCAGTTTTTTGTAAAATGCGCAATGTATCTATGTAGTTTTTTAATTATAACCAACATTGCAGCTCAATCATCAGAAATTATTAAACCTGTTGCTCGGGAAATTTCCGAAAGCAAACTCAAAAAAGATTTCAGTAAAATAGAAATCTTTAATCCATTTACTCCTTCCACCGAACGAGTAATGCAAACCGATGCATTTGCAACTAATATCACCTTCACTACTGTGGATGCAGGTGTTCTTGAATCATTATATAATGAAAAGAAAGATGCAATATCATTGTCAATACCTTATAGAGATGAAGTATTGGAATTAGAGCTTATACAAGTGCATATATTGTCTTCGGGATTTAAAGTAACAAGTGCCTTAGGTGGTGACGAAGCTTATAACCCGGGAATTTATTATAGAGGGATAATAAAAGATGATCCCAATTCTATAGTAGCAATTAGTATTTTCCAAAATGAAATTTTTGGAGTTGCCTCTTCTCAAAAAGATGGAAATATAAATATTGGTCGTAATAAAAAACCAGGTGCTTTAGAAAATGAATATATGCTGTATTCAGATAAAGATATTTTGGTGGATTATGAAAATAAGGGGTGTGCAACTCCTGAACCTGAAGGATATGAATCCACTTTTCACGATTTACTTGAAACTAGTGGCGGCACTCGTATTGATAAATGCCCTAAAGTTTATTTAGAAGCAGATTACGATTTGTATGTAAATAAAGGAAGCGTAACAAGTACAAGTAATTATTTAACCAGCATCTTTAATAATTCAGCAGCTATTTATGCAAATGAAGATGTGCCGATTGAGATTTCAGAAATATTTGTTTGGAATACAGCGGATAGTTATTCAACTGCCACTTCTTTTAACGCACTAACGGATTTTAAAATTAACCGCCCTACTTTTAATGGAGATATTGCACATTTAATTGCAATGGATCCGGGTGGCTTAGGTGGCGTTGCATATACAATCAACGGCCTTTGCAATACTTATAAATATTGCTATAGCGATGTGAATTCCACCTATTCAGATTTCCCAACATATTCATGGACAGTAATGGTAATCACACATGAAATGGGTCATTTATTTGGCTCTTATCATACACATAGTTGCAATTGGGTAGGCGGTGCAATTGATAATTGTTATACTACAGAAGGTGGCTGTCCGGCAGGTCCTGCGCCAGTTGGTGGAGGAACCATAATGAGCTACTGTCATTTAACTGCATATGGAATTAATTTCAGTAATGGATTTGGCGCACAACCAGGAAACGCAATTCGAAATACCATTACGGCTGCTGCATGTATTGAAGGTGCTACCGGAGAAACAGATCCCGGCTATTGTGCATCACTTGGTGTAAATTCTGAATACGAATGGATTCAAAGTATTTCTATAAATGGAGTAAGTAATGTTTCAGATAATAATTTTGGGTATGCAGATTTTTCTGCCTTAACCGCTGAACTTGCACCCGGTGAAATGGTAAATGTTACATTAACTCCCGGCTATATTTCAGCAACAGCTTATCCTGAATATTTTAGTATCTGGATTGATTATAATAATGATTTGGATTTTAATGATGTGGGAGAAAATGTATATAATTCAGGCTCTGTTACTTCTAGTGTAAGTGGTACTTTTTATGTTCCTGCTGCTGCCAACGGCGAAACTAAAATGCGTATAGCTATGAAATATAATGCCGGAGCAACAACGTGCGAATTATTTTCTTATGGTGAAGTGGAAGATTATTCAGTTAGCTTCATAGCTTCCGATTTAAATTATTGTAATGCAAAAGGTGTAAGTGCTTTAACAGAATGGATAGATAAAATAGAACTGAATGGATTTATTAGAAATTCAAGCTCAGATGGAGGATATTATGATGGCACTGCCAACGTGATAGATCTAATGCCAGGAAATGCCTATAGTATTAAATACAGCGCAGGGTTTACACTATTACCTACAAGAGAATTTTACAAAGCTTGGATTGATTATAATCAAGATGGAGATTTTGAAGATTCCGGTGAAGAATTGTTTGCAAGAAAATCAAAATCTGCCAATAATATAAATAGCAGTTTCACTGTGCCTGCATCTGCATTAACCGGTAAAACCATGTTTAGAATTGCAATGAAGAATGGCGCTTACCCATCGCCATGTGAAACGTTTTTAGT belongs to Bacteroidota bacterium and includes:
- a CDS encoding T9SS type A sorting domain-containing protein, encoding MSSQFFVKCAMYLCSFLIITNIAAQSSEIIKPVAREISESKLKKDFSKIEIFNPFTPSTERVMQTDAFATNITFTTVDAGVLESLYNEKKDAISLSIPYRDEVLELELIQVHILSSGFKVTSALGGDEAYNPGIYYRGIIKDDPNSIVAISIFQNEIFGVASSQKDGNINIGRNKKPGALENEYMLYSDKDILVDYENKGCATPEPEGYESTFHDLLETSGGTRIDKCPKVYLEADYDLYVNKGSVTSTSNYLTSIFNNSAAIYANEDVPIEISEIFVWNTADSYSTATSFNALTDFKINRPTFNGDIAHLIAMDPGGLGGVAYTINGLCNTYKYCYSDVNSTYSDFPTYSWTVMVITHEMGHLFGSYHTHSCNWVGGAIDNCYTTEGGCPAGPAPVGGGTIMSYCHLTAYGINFSNGFGAQPGNAIRNTITAAACIEGATGETDPGYCASLGVNSEYEWIQSISINGVSNVSDNNFGYADFSALTAELAPGEMVNVTLTPGYISATAYPEYFSIWIDYNNDLDFNDVGENVYNSGSVTSSVSGTFYVPAAANGETKMRIAMKYNAGATTCELFSYGEVEDYSVSFIASDLNYCNAKGVSALTEWIDKIELNGFIRNSSSDGGYYDGTANVIDLMPGNAYSIKYSAGFTLLPTREFYKAWIDYNQDGDFEDSGEELFARKSKSANNINSSFTVPASALTGKTMFRIAMKNGAYPSPCETFLVGEVEDYTINILPGLQAGLKSEDSDLQVYPNPNDGLFQLVLNNYAEENMLIKIYDMTGRIVYTSIEPNTNGIAAIDCNSIASGLYMIRIYNDTQCIASAKFIKE